In Candidatus Methylomirabilota bacterium, the sequence GGCGTCCGCGTGCAGCTCTTCCGCTCGGGGGGCTCCGCCATCCTCCGCCGGTTCCTCCAGGAGGTGGACGCCGGGAAGCTCGCCGCCGACGTCGTCACCATCTCCGACCCGGCGGCGGCCGGCATGCTGATCAAGCGGGGCCTCCTCACGCCGTTCCGGCCGAAGCACTTCGACAAGATTCCGGCCGAGGTGAAGGATCCCCAGGGCTATCACATCGCCCAGCGGCTGAACCTGGTCGGCATGGCCGCCCGCACCGACCGGGGCCTCGAGCTGCCGAAGAACTGGACGGACCTGACCGAGCCTCGCTACCGGGACAAGCTGGTCATGTCGGACCCCTCGTTCACGGCGCTCCAGCTCATGACGGTGGGGACGCTGTCGCGGAAGTACGGGTGGGGCTACTACGAGAGGCTGCGGGCCAACAACGTCATGATCGTCCAGGGACACCAGCAGGTCTCGGAGACCCTCAAGCGCGGGGAGCGGCTCGTCGCCGCCGAGGGGCTCGACTCCTACACCTGGAAGGAGCGCGAGGCCGGGCACAAGATGCAGACCCTGTTCCCGACCGACGGGGCCTTCGCGATCCCGGCCCCCACCTTCGTGATCAAGGGCGCGCCGCACCCCCACGCGGCGAAGGCCCTGGCCGAGTTCATGATCGGCGACACCGTCCAGGGGCTCTTCCCCGGCGAGGGGATCTACGCCGCGCGGTCGGACATCCCCCCGCCGCCCGGCAACCCGCGGCTGGCCGAGATCAAGCTCCTGCCCGTCGACTACGACGCCATCGAGAAAGAGGCGGCGGCCCTCAAGAAGCGCTTCAACGAGATCTTCCAGTAGCGGGTCCTCACCCGGACAGGCGCACCTTCCGGCTGGCCTGCCACTGGATCAGGTGGACCCGGTGGCCGACCTGCCGGCCGGTCGCGGGCTCCAGGCGGAAGCCCCCGTAGAAGGTCGTGGTCTCGAGCGCGTGGGCGGCGCGGAGGAGCGCCGCATCGTCCAGGCTCCCGGCCCGGCGCACGCACTCGACGAGGATCACGCCGAGGGCGAAGGCCTGGGCCGCTGGATAATCCGGGCGCCGCCCGAACGTTGCCTCGAAGGCCGCGCAGAACCAGGCGGCGTCCGGGCCGGAGCGGGGCGTCGGCTCGAGACCGGGCTCCCACTGGCTCGGCCCGATCACGCCTTCCGCGAGCTGGCCGAGCTCGGCGTGAAAGGCGTCGAGTCCGGCGGCGACGACGGCGAGACGGGTCGTGGGGGGCAGCCGCCCGCGGTGCCTCACCAGCTCGATGTCGTCTCGGAAGCTCCCGACGCCCACCAGCAGGTCCGGCCCGAAGGCGGCCGTCTCTGCGAGGAGCGAGTCCACGTCGCGAAGCGGTGAAGCGAACGGAGTCCGGCGGATCGCGTCAAAGCCGGCGGCCCGCGCTCCATCGGCCGCTCCCTCGGCCACGTGTCCGGCGAAGTCTCCCCGCTCCGCACAGAGGATGCTGAGCCGGCGTGCCTCGGGGTCGTGACGCCGGACCCAGGCAGGCAGGGC encodes:
- a CDS encoding extracellular solute-binding protein, giving the protein MVWIRALTLAAVLGTALSPLFAQPGAGPDPVDLAAAKREATVTWYTSTPVETAQKIAKLFEAETGVRVQLFRSGGSAILRRFLQEVDAGKLAADVVTISDPAAAGMLIKRGLLTPFRPKHFDKIPAEVKDPQGYHIAQRLNLVGMAARTDRGLELPKNWTDLTEPRYRDKLVMSDPSFTALQLMTVGTLSRKYGWGYYERLRANNVMIVQGHQQVSETLKRGERLVAAEGLDSYTWKEREAGHKMQTLFPTDGAFAIPAPTFVIKGAPHPHAAKALAEFMIGDTVQGLFPGEGIYAARSDIPPPPGNPRLAEIKLLPVDYDAIEKEAAALKKRFNEIFQ
- a CDS encoding amino acid ABC transporter substrate-binding protein; the protein is MPPGRRLSFPRELVAGVSLSLSGRFQLQGEQAFRGLRLWADWVAGAGGLSLGPEGPRRPLRLHCLDDESRAARAEETVRHLLTYDRVDFLVGPYSSGLTEAVAPLVEARGKVLWNHGGASDAIFQPGGRRLVSMPSPASDYLRALPAWVRRHDPEARRLSILCAERGDFAGHVAEGAADGARAAGFDAIRRTPFASPLRDVDSLLAETAAFGPDLLVGVGSFRDDIELVRHRGRLPPTTRLAVVAAGLDAFHAELGQLAEGVIGPSQWEPGLEPTPRSGPDAAWFCAAFEATFGRRPDYPAAQAFALGVILVECVRRAGSLDDAALLRAAHALETTTFYGGFRLEPATGRQVGHRVHLIQWQASRKVRLSG